The Delphinus delphis chromosome 10, mDelDel1.2, whole genome shotgun sequence genome includes a region encoding these proteins:
- the PSMG4 gene encoding proteasome assembly chaperone 4 isoform X2 yields MEGPGAAARGNVSLHNFSARLWEQLVHFHVMRLTDSLFLWVGATPHLRNLSVAMCTRYDPIPVSTALLGDMSDTTSTGLAQRLARKTSKQVFVSYNLPNTDSSFTLLVENRIKEEMEAFPEKF; encoded by the exons ATGGAGGGGCCTGGGGCTGCTGCGCGGGGGAACGTCTCCCTGCACAACTTCAGCGCGAGGCTGTGGGAGCAGCTCGTCCACTTCCACGTCATGCGGCTGACGGACTCGCTTTTCCTGTGGGTGGGGGCCACGCCGCACCTGCGCAACCTCTCCGTGGCCATGTGCACCCGCTAC GACCCCATCCCTGTGTCCACTGCCCTCCTTGGGGACATGTCCGACACGACGTCCACTGGCCTTGCCCAGCGCTTAG CCAGGAAGACCAGCAAACAGGTGTTTGTCAGCTATAACCTTCCAAACACCGACAGCAGCTTCACGTTGCTGGTAGAAAACAGGATcaaggaggaaatggaggcctTTCCCGAGAAGTTCTAG
- the PSMG4 gene encoding proteasome assembly chaperone 4 isoform X1, translating into MEGPGAAARGNVSLHNFSARLWEQLVHFHVMRLTDSLFLWVGATPHLRNLSVAMCTRYDPIPVSTALLGDMSDTTSTGLAQRLVVSMVLSASSPGSGDVSVSRSGTHACGQRSHALVEALPVRRGPGLAQVAHRSHETGQRPGGCVSGTSTTLVL; encoded by the exons ATGGAGGGGCCTGGGGCTGCTGCGCGGGGGAACGTCTCCCTGCACAACTTCAGCGCGAGGCTGTGGGAGCAGCTCGTCCACTTCCACGTCATGCGGCTGACGGACTCGCTTTTCCTGTGGGTGGGGGCCACGCCGCACCTGCGCAACCTCTCCGTGGCCATGTGCACCCGCTAC GACCCCATCCCTGTGTCCACTGCCCTCCTTGGGGACATGTCCGACACGACGTCCACTGGCCTTGCCCAGCGCTTAG TTGTGTCGATGGTCCTGTCAGCCTCATCTCCGGGGAGTGGGGACGTGAGTGTCAGTCGCTCCGGGACGCACGCATGCGGACAGCGCAGCCACGCACTGGTGGAGGCACTGCCAGTGCGTCGAGGGCCAGGGCTGGCACAGGTGGCCCACAGGTCGCACGAGACGGGGCAGAGACCTGGCGGCTGCGTCTCGGGGACGTCCACCACACTTGTCCTTTAG